A stretch of DNA from Methanoplanus endosymbiosus:
GGATGAAACTCTGAGAAATGTTGAGGCACTGGGACTTCTGCCCGCCGATACGGTGCTTGACATGGGTGCAGGAACAGGAAGGTATGCAGTGCCTCTTGCCCAGCATGCCGCCCATGTAACAGTACTTGAGCCATCAAAAGGCATGCTTGCATTTCTTGAAGAGAATATGAGAAACGCGGGTCTTTCAAATTATTCGGTGATCAACCGGAATTTTGAGGATATTGAGGCAGGTAAAGATATTCCGGTACATGACGTTGTCTTTGCATCCAACTCACTCGGTTTTGATGACCTTAAGGCCGGACTTGAGAAACTTAACTCACTTGCAAAGAGAACGGTCAATATTCTCTGGTTTGCCGGGCCGATGCGGCATATGCCTGACCCTGAGCTTATGAAGAGGCTTGGGGCTGAGACATCTGATATGACAACTCCGGATTATCTCACCATTGTGCATGTTCTGCACAGTATGGGGATATATCCGAATGTTTCGGTTGAGAAAAGCATACGGAGGCAGAGTTATGACTCGCCGGACGAGGCGGCGGATTTCTGGATCGACAGGGGAAATTATACAGAAGATATGCAGGAGGAAATCAGGGAATATATGAGGGATACTCTTATTCCGGATGATAACGGCAGATTCCGGACAGAGAGAGTATATTATCCGGTCAGAATCTGGTGGAATAAGGAGGATTTCTGCAATGAGTCCGGATTATGAGCCGGTATCCGAACATGCAAAAAAACACAGAATTGAGCGTACGAAGAAGCTTGAGGAGGTAAGGGAGGAGCATAAGAGGCTTAAAGGGAGAAAATTTCTCTTCCTTGCCGGAATTTTAGGTGCGATATTTATCGCAGCCGGATTTATAATCACACTCGGCCCTCTGGAGATATCTATTCTGCAGGTATATGAGACGCTCTTTGCAAGGTTTGTTCCGTCAGTCTTCAGTATGGATGATGTCTTTGAACAGGTGGTATGGAATATCCGGTTCCCAAGAATTATCGGCGGCATCTTTGCCGGGTTTGGGTTTGGGATATGCGGATGCGTCATGCAGGCAGTCCTGAAAAATCCGCTTGCAAGCCCTTTCACACTCGGAATTTCAGCCGGGGCACATTTCGGGGTTGCTCTTGCCGCCGTATTCGGCGTTGCCCTGATTGGCGGGGCATATATTCTTATTGCCAATGCTTTTATTTTTGCAATGGCATGCTCCTTTTTCATAGTCGCTCTTGCGGCACTGAAAGGTGCGACATCTGAGACGCTCATTCTTGCCGGAATTGCGGTTAACTACCTATTCTCTGGTCTCTCCCAGCTTAT
This window harbors:
- a CDS encoding class I SAM-dependent methyltransferase, with translation MIDIVDYNRMWRIFRRRNNNSSFDWDSRAASFNRAVSGTSDETLRNVEALGLLPADTVLDMGAGTGRYAVPLAQHAAHVTVLEPSKGMLAFLEENMRNAGLSNYSVINRNFEDIEAGKDIPVHDVVFASNSLGFDDLKAGLEKLNSLAKRTVNILWFAGPMRHMPDPELMKRLGAETSDMTTPDYLTIVHVLHSMGIYPNVSVEKSIRRQSYDSPDEAADFWIDRGNYTEDMQEEIREYMRDTLIPDDNGRFRTERVYYPVRIWWNKEDFCNESGL
- a CDS encoding FecCD family ABC transporter permease, encoding MSPDYEPVSEHAKKHRIERTKKLEEVREEHKRLKGRKFLFLAGILGAIFIAAGFIITLGPLEISILQVYETLFARFVPSVFSMDDVFEQVVWNIRFPRIIGGIFAGFGFGICGCVMQAVLKNPLASPFTLGISAGAHFGVALAAVFGVALIGGAYILIANAFIFAMACSFFIVALAALKGATSETLILAGIAVNYLFSGLSQLMAYFANDEQLRLMTTWGMGDLSAFSWNKFLLFFVIFAICTPLLMSKAQDLNLMTIGDDSAKSLGVDTDRVRMFTMMVSSFLVATIVCFTGTIGFIGLVAPHMARMIIGADHRILIPASGILGAMLLIAADAVAMNIIGPVVIPTGIMTSLLGVPFFLYLILKGKRKEFWQ